In Mycobacterium tuberculosis H37Rv, a single window of DNA contains:
- a CDS encoding Lrp/AsnC family transcriptional regulator, which produces MIILFRGHMRDNSTEHKTRRAASSKDVRPAELDEVDRRILSLLHGDARMPNNALADTVGIAPSTCHGRVRRLVDLGVIRGFYTDIDPVAVGLPLQAMISVNLQSSARGKIRSFIQQIRRKRQVMDVYFLAGADDFILHVAARDTEDLRSFVVENLNADADVAGTQTSLIFEHLRGAAPI; this is translated from the coding sequence ATGATAATTCTTTTTCGAGGCCATATGCGTGATAATTCAACGGAACACAAGACTCGCCGGGCTGCCTCGTCGAAGGATGTTCGACCCGCTGAACTTGATGAGGTGGACCGCAGAATCCTGAGCTTGCTGCATGGCGATGCCAGAATGCCCAACAACGCGTTAGCGGACACTGTCGGGATAGCGCCGTCGACGTGTCACGGCCGGGTTCGGCGGTTGGTGGACCTCGGCGTGATCCGGGGGTTCTACACCGACATCGACCCGGTCGCGGTGGGTTTGCCGTTGCAGGCGATGATCTCGGTCAACTTGCAGTCGTCCGCTCGCGGGAAAATCCGCAGCTTCATCCAGCAGATCCGCCGCAAACGGCAGGTGATGGATGTCTACTTTCTGGCCGGCGCCGACGATTTCATCTTGCACGTCGCCGCTCGCGACACCGAGGACCTGCGTTCGTTCGTGGTCGAAAACCTCAATGCCGACGCCGACGTCGCAGGTACCCAGACGTCCCTGATCTTCGAGCATCTGCGCGGGGCGGCGCCCATCTAG